The Primulina eburnea isolate SZY01 chromosome 13, ASM2296580v1, whole genome shotgun sequence genome includes a region encoding these proteins:
- the LOC140808999 gene encoding tubby-like F-box protein 8: MSFRSIARDIRDSFGSLSRRSFDVRLSGHHRGKSHGSFHELDDQHLVVQNSRWANLPPELLFDVIKRLEESESTWPARKHVVSCASVCRSWRITCKEIVRNPEFCGKLTFPVSLKQPGHRDGTIQCFIKRDKSNLTYHLFLCLSPALLVENGKFLLSAKRTRRTTCTEYVISMDADNISRSSSTYIGKLRSNFLGTKFIIYDTQPPHTCSHIPPPGRTSRRFYSKKVSPKVPTGNYNISQITYELNVLGTRGPRRMNCIMHSIPMSSLEPGGVVPGQPELLPRSLEDSFRSISFSKSLDHSTEFSSSRFSEIAGLSNEDDNVNKSRPLVLKNKSPRWHEQLQCWCLNFRGRVTVASVKNFQLIAATQPAATAPTTSHPAQSDHDKIILQFGKVGKDMFTMDYRYPLSAFQAFAICLSSFDTKLACE, translated from the exons ATGTCATTCCGAAGTATAGCTCGGGACATAAGAGACAGTTTTGGGAGCTTATCTCGGAGGAGTTTTGATGTGAGGTTGTCTGGTCATCATCGTGGAAAGTCGCACGGTTCGTTTCATGAATTGGATGATCAGCATTTGGTTGTCCAAAATAGCCGCTGGGCTAATCTGCCGCCCGAGTTACTATTTGATGTGATTAAAAGGTTGGAAGAGAGTGAGAGTACATGGCCGGCTAGGAAGCATGTGGTCTCATGTGCTTCTGTTTGCCGATCATGGAGGATCACGTGCAAAGAAATTGTTCGAAATCCTGAATTTTGTGGGAAGCTTACTTTTCCGGTTTCATTGAAGCAG CCGGGACATCGTGATGGAACTATCCAATGCTTCATAAAGAGGGACAAATCAAATTTAACATATCACCTTTTCCTCTGTCTCAGTCCTG CTTTGCTCGTTGAAAATGGAAAGTTTCTTCTCTCTGCAAAAAGAACTCGCAGAACAACCTGTACAGAGTATGTTATCTCAATGGATGCGGACAACATTTCTAGATCAAGTAGCACATATATCGGAAAACTTAG ATCAAATTTTCTCGGCACAAAGTTTATAATCTATGACACACAGCCTCCACATACTTGTTCACACATCCCCCCACCGGGGAGAACCAGCCGCAGATTCTATTCCAAGAAAGTATCTCCAAAAGTTCCGACGGGAAATTACAACATTTCCCAAATCACGTACGAGCTAAACGTGCTTGGGACTCGTGGACCACGTAGAATGAACTGCATTATGCACTCAATACCCATGTCATCCCTTGAGCCCGGTGGAGTCGTCCCTGGACAACCAGAACTCCTTCCAAGATCCCTCGAGGACTCCTTTCGGAGCATCTCCTTCTCAAAATCTCTGGACCACTCCACCGAATTCAGCAGCTCCCGGTTCTCTGAAATTGCAGGGCTGTCGAATGAAGATGACAACGTTAATAAATCGCGACCCTTGGTTCTCAAGAACAAATCCCCCCGATGGCATGAACAGTTACAATGCTGGTGCCTCAATTTCCGAGGGCGGGTGACCGTCGCATCGGTGAAGAACTTTCAGTTGATTGCCGCCACACAGCCTGCAGCAACGGCACCTACCACCTCTCATCCAGCACAATCCGATCACGACAAAATCATCCTACAGTTCGGTAAGGTCGGAAAAGACATGTTTACAATGGACTATCGATACCCATTATCGGCTTTTCAGGCGTTCGCGATATGTTTGAGCAGCTTTGACACTAAATTGGCTTGTGAATAA